Below is a window of Mycobacterium dioxanotrophicus DNA.
GCGGTGCCGGCCGCCGCGCAGGCCTCGGTCCTGGTGCTCCCGGTCGCGATCGACTCCGGCGAGGAGTGGGTGGTCCTCGACGCCGACTCGCTGGAGATCGAACCGGTCAAGAGCGTCGACCCACTGCGTCCGCTGGGCCACGTGCGGGCCAACGCGGTCGAGCTGAGCTCCGACGACGAAGCCGCGCGGGTGCTCAACCACCTCAGCCGGCCACTGGCCCATGCCCTGATATCCACCCTGCTCTCGGCCGAGGCCATCGGCGTGGCGCGCTGGGCCACCGATACCGCCGCGGCCTACGCCAAGATCCGCGAGCAGTTCGGCAGGCCCATCGGCCAGTTCCAGGCCATCAAACACAAGTGCGCCGGGATGATCGCCGAGACCGAACGGGCCACCGCGGCGGTCTGGGATGCCGCACGAGCCATCGACGACTTGCGCGAGAACGATTCAGCGGAAGCCCATTTCGAATTCGCCGCAGCCGTCGCGGCCACACTCGCGCCCGCCGCGGCGCAGCACTGCACGCAAGACTGCATTCAGGTGCACGGCGGCATCGGCTTCACCTGGGAACACGACGCCAACATCTACTACCGCCGCGCACTGGTGCTGGCGGCGGCCTTCGGCCGCTCCGCCGAATATCCGCAGCGCGTGGTCGACACCGCGACCACCACCGGGATGCGGCCCGTCGACATCGACCTCGACCCCGACACCGAGAAACTGCGCGCCGAGATCCGGGCGGAAGTCGATGCCCTCAAAGCGATTCCGCGCGAGGAACGCAACATCGCCATCGCCGAGGGCGGCTGGGTGCAACCGCATCTGCCCACGCCGTGGGGCCGCGCCTCCGAACCGATCGAGCAGATCATCATCGCCCAGGAGTTTTCCGCGGGCCGAGTGAAGCGCCCGCAGATGGGCATCGCCGCCTGGATCATCCCGTCCATCGTGGCGTTCGGCACCGACGAGCAGAAGCAACGGTTCCTGCCGCCCACCTTCCGCGGCGAAGTGATCTGGTGCCAGCTGTTTTCCGAACCCGGCGCCGGATCGGATCTTGCGAGCCTGACCACCAAGGCCACCAAGGTCGACGGTGGCTGGCGCATCACCGGACAGAAGATCTGGACCACCGCTGCGCAGTACTCGGCGTGGGGCGCGCTGCTGGCGCGTACAGATCCGAGCGCGCCGAAGCACAACGGCATCACCTATTTCCTGCTCGACATGAAGTCACCGGGTGTCGAGGTCAAGCCGCTGCGCGAACTGACCGGCAACGCGATGTTCAACACCGTGTTCATCGACGACGTCTTCGTGCCCGACAGCATGGTGCTGGGCGAGGTGAACCGTGGCTGGGAAGTCAGCCGCAACACGCTGACCAACGAACGCGTGTCGATCGGCAGCAGCGAGCCGCCGTTCCTGGCCAACCTGGACCAGTTCGTGGAGTTTCTGCGCGACGGCCACTTCGACCAGATCGAGCAGAACCGGGCCGGCCAGTTGATCGCCGAAGGCCACGCGGCCAAGGTGCTCAACCTGCGCTCGACCCTGCTCACGCTGGCCGGTGGCGACGCGATGCCCGCAGCCGCCATCTCCAAGCTGTTGTCGATGAAAACCGGTCAGGGCTATGCCGAATTCGCGGTGGCCTCCTTCGGCACCGCCGCGGCGATCGGGGACAACACGCAGCAGCCGGGCCGGTGGGCGGAGTATCTGCTGGCCAGCCGGGCCACCACCATCTACGGCGGCACCTCGGAGGTGCAGCTCAACATCATCGCCGAACGATTGCTGGGACTGCCGCGCGACCCGTAACTCTTGCTGCTCGCCGGGGATGTCCGGTGCTACCGTCGAAATAGGCGGACGTCACAAACGGTTGGCATTGGTGATGAAGATGTTCAGGCAACGTGTACTGCGCCCGGTGTTGGTGGGCGCCGCAGCGCTGTCGGTTGTCATCGCACCGACGGCGGTCATCGAGCAGATCTCACCCGGGCCCACCGAAACTCGCGCCGACCCATGTGTAGACGGCGTCATTCCGTGGAACCCCTACATCGTGAACTGCAACCTACAGCCCAGAATGCCGCGGGTGCGCGGCGCGGCTCCCGATGCCGGAGCCATCATCGCGTGCCGCGGCAAGCCGGGATGCCTGTCGTGGTACGTGAACGGGCCGTGAGAATGATGACCAACGACGTCGAAAAGCGTTGGCACGACCCGCAGATGTTCCGGTCGGCCGTCACCTACGTGGTGTGCGTCGTGGTGGTGGCAGGTGTGGCGCTCGCGTCGTACGCGTTCATCGGTGACCACTCGGTGCTGTCCGCCATCCTGGTGCCCACTGTCCTGTTCGTCGGCGGTGTGGGCGCATTCGTGCGCACTTACCAGGTGTGGAAGGTCGGCGGGACCTGGCCCATCTGGCATGGGGCCGGCTGGTTCCTGCTGGCTCTGTCGCTGGTCTGCCTGGCCGTGCCGGGTTCAGCGATACTGTCCCCGTAGGACTGTGCCCAGCGGCCAGTTATTGCACGCGATCCACGAAAATCCGTGCAACAACTGGCCATTCGGCCTAGGGCAGGATCGAGTCCACGTAACCTCCGTCGACGCGCAACGCGCCGCCGGTGGTCGCCGAAGCCAGCGGCGACGCCAGGTAGGCCACGATGTTCGCGATCTCCTCCGGCTCGATCAACCGCTGCAGAAGCGACTGCGGCCGGTACTTGATCATGAACTCCCGCTGCGCTTCATCCCATGGGAGCGACTTGTCGACGAGCTGATAGACGAAGTCCTCGACTCCTGCGGTGTGGGTCGGCCCGGCGATCACCGAGTTGACCGTAACCCCGGTACCGGCGGCCTCTTTCGCGAAACCGCGCGATACGGCCAGCAGTGCGGTCTTCGACACCCCGTAGTGGATCATCTCCGCAGGGGTCACGATCGCCGAGTCACTGGCGATCTGGATCGCACGGCCCCACCCCCGCTCGACCATCCCGGGCAGGTAGCTACGGATGAGTCGTACCGAGACAAGGACATTCACGTCGAAGTAGGTGCGCCACTGCTCGTCGGTGATCTCCATGGGCGGCACCGCGCCGAAGATGCCGAGGTTGTTCACCAGGACATCGACGGCGGGCAGCGTCCGCAATAGTTCGGCCGTCCCCTCCTCGGTCGTAACGTCGGCGGCCACGCCGATCACGTCGAGGCCGGCCAGTTTGGACACGGCCTCGTCGACCCGTTCGGCGGTGCGGCCGTTGACGGCGACGCGGGCGCCGCTGCGGGCGAGGTGTTCAGCGATGGCCAGCCCGATGCCTTGCGTCGAGCCGGTGACGAGTGCGGTCTTTCCGGTGAGGTCGATGTTCACGTCGCAGTACTACCTCTCGCCGGTCCCCTTTTATTTCAGCGCGACCAGACACGCGGGTACGCGACACGCGGGCTCTCCGGTACCGCCATGTCTGCTCGCCGGGATCAGTCCCCGCTGTCTGATTCGTCGGCTCCGCCGACCGCGATGTCCCGGAGCTCGCGTTTGAGGATCTTGCCGGTCGGGTTACGCGGCAGCTCCTCGAGGAACACCACCTCCCGGGGCACCTTGTAGCGGGCGAGGTGGTCTTTGACGTAGGTCTTGATGGCGTCTTCGTCGATGGTGGCGCCCTCGGCCTTGACCACGAAGGCACGCAGCCGCGCACCCCAGTCTTTGTCCTCGACACCGAGCGCCGTGGCCTCGACGACCTCGGGATGCCCGCTGATCAGGTCCTCGACCTCGGCCGGGAACACGTTCTCGCCGCCGGACACGATCATCTCGTCGTCGCGGCCGCTCACGTAGAGCAGGCCGTGCTCGTCGAAGTAGCCGACATCACCCGAGGAGAGCATGCCGTCGATGATCTGCTTGCCGCCTCCGCCGGTGTAGCCCTCGAACGGGAAGGTGTTGCCGACGAAGATCCGCCCGACCTCCCCTTGCGGCACTTCGTTGCCGTTGTCGTCGAAGATCTTCACCCGCACGCCCTTGACCACCGGCCCGACCGTCGCGGGGTTGATCGAGAGATCCTTGGGCCGCGCGATGGTCGCGAACGCGATCTCGGTGGAGCCGTACAGGTTGTAGACGACCGGCCCGAGATCCTTGAGCGCGCGCGTGGCCAGCTCGGCACCCAGCTGGGAACCGGAGACGAACACGATGCGCAGCGACGACAGGTTCGGTTTGGGCGAGGTCTGGTCGAGGGCGTCGAGGATGCGCGACAGCATGACCGGCACCACCACCATGGCCGTCACCTTGTGCTTCTCGATGTCCGCGAGCACCGTGGCCGGTTTGAAGCGGCGGCGCAGCACCAGCGTGGTGCCGAGCATCATCGCGATGGTGCCGTGCAGGAAGCCCAACGCGTGGAACATCGGGGCGGGCAGCGAGGTGATCTCGCCGGCCTTGAACGGAACGTGCGACAAGACGCCGCCGATCGGTGCGAGCGATGGCGGAGTGCTGCGGTTGGCGCCCTTAGGCGTTCCGGTGGTCCCGCTGGTCAGGATGATGATCGACGAATGCTTGCTGACCTTGGGCGCGGGCTTGCCGCTGCTGCGGGCGATGAGATCGGCCAAGGTCTCGTCGGTGCTACCCGACGGTTCCTCCTTGTCCGGGTTCTTGCCCAGGGCGCGCAGCTTGCCCAGTTCCGGTTCGGCCTGCGAGACCGCGGCGGTGTACTCGTCGTCGTAGATGATCACCTTGGCGCCTTCGCGCTCGGCGACCTCCTTGATCTGCGGCCCGGAGAACTCACTGTTGAGCAGGATGATCCGGGCGCCCGTGCGGGCCGCGCCGTACACCGCGATCAGGAACCACCGGTGGTTGCGGGCCAGGATCGCGACGCCGTCGCCGCCCGTGATCCCCATGGTCAGCAGGCCGTTGGCAACCGCGTGGGCGGCCTGGTCGAGTTCGCCGAAGGTCAGCTCCCCGTCGTCGTCGATGACCGCGGTGCGATTGGGGTGACGACGCGCGTTGAGCGCGGGAATCATGCCGAACTCGCCCCAGCGCACGATGTCGGCCAGCATCGCGGCCATGTTCTGCGGCGGTTCGAGGCGTAATGCGCCTGCTTCGAACATCTTGCGGGCGTAGTGCAACTCCGCGGCACCGCGGTCAAGGTATCGCTGGGCTTTCCCCGCGACCTGCGCAGGCAGGTCAGAAAGACTTGGCATGGGGCCCACAATATGTGACGCGGGTCGCAGTCGGGCGGGATAGCTACCATGAGCTGATGGCCGGTGGTGTGACACTGGATGTGGATGGTCTGCAGGTGTCGGTCAGCAACCCGGACAAGGTGATTTTCCCTGACGCCAACGTCACCAAACGGGACCTGATCGACTACTACCTCGCGGTTGCCGACGGTGCGCTGCGCGGGGTTTCCGGGCGTCCGATGATTCTCAAACGGTTCGTCAAGGGCATCACCGCCGAAGCGATTTTTCAGAAGCGCGCGCCCGAGAAACGCCCGGACTACATCGACGTCGCCGAGCTCAAATACCGCTCCGGCACATCGGCCAAGGAAGCCGTCATCGACACCGCCGCCGGGCTGGTGTGGGCCGTGAACCTCGGCTGCGTCGATCTCAACCCGCATCCCGTACTGGCCACCGATCTCGACCATCCCGACGAATTGCGCGTCGACCTGGACCCGATGCCCGGCGTCGACTGGCGCCAGATCGTCGAGGTGGCACTCATCGCGCGCGACGTGCTGGAGGATCACGGCCTGACGGCGTGGCCGAAGACGTCCGGCTCGCGAGGCTTTCACATCTACGCCCGCATCCACCCCCGCTGGCCGTTCAAGCAGGTCCGGCTCGCCGCCGAGACGGTCGCGCGGGAGGTGGAGCGACGCGCTCCGGAGCTTGCGACGGCGCACTGGTGGAAAGAGGAGCGCGAAGGAGTCTTCGTCGACTTCAACCAGAACGCCAAGGACCGCACAGTCGCCTCGGCCTACTCGGTGCGGGCGACGGCCGACGCGCGGGTGTCCACGCCGTTGCGCTGGGACGAGGTTCCGGGCTGCCGGCCCGAGGTATTCACCATTTCCACAGTGCCCGCGCGGTTCGCCGAGATCGGCGATCCCTGGGAAGGCATGGACGACGCACCCGGCGGCCTGGACGCACTGCTGGAGTTGGCCGACGAACTCGGCCCCGCCGAGAAGGCCCCCAAGGGTGCGTCCCGCGACGGCCGGCGGGTTTCTACGATGCCGCTCATCGAGATCGCCCGCACCAAGACCCGTGATGAGGCCATGGCGGCGCTGGACGTGTGGCGTGAGCGGCATCCGGCTGTCGCTGAACGGCTTGAGCCCGTGGACATCCTGGTCGACGGCATGCGCGGGCCGAGCTCCATCTGGTACCGCATCCGGATCAATCTGCAGCACGTACCGGAAACCGAGCGCCCGCCACAAGAGGATCTGATCGCCGACTACAGCCCGTGGGAGAACTACTCCGGGAAGCAGTGGCGGCAGGGCTGACTCTGCCGGCGCCTCGGCGTCTTTCGAACGCGAGTCCGACGTTGACACCTGACTGCCGTCACACTACGTTCGTCCCAGATGATTGAAACGTTTCAGTCGAGGGAGGCCTCTGGCATGACCCTGTGGACCCACGAGTCCGCAGCCGCGGCCGTGGCGCCGCCGGTAGCGTGAGGCGTCATGCGAATCGCCCTGTTCGCGACCTGCCTGGCTGACGCCCTGTTCCCGCCTGCCGCCATCGCCACCGTCGAATTGCTGGAGCGGCTCGGCCACGAAGTCGCATTTCCACCCGGCCAAACCTGTTGTGGCCAAATGCATGTCAACACCGGATACCTCAGAGAGGCCACCGCTGTGGTGCGCAACCACGTGGAGGTGTTCGAAGCCGCGGACTGCGACGCCGTCGTCGCCCCCTCCGGGTCCTGTGTGGGTTCGGTACGTCACCAGCACGCCATGGTCGCCCGCCGCGCGGGCGACGAGGAACTGGCCGCCCGCGCCGAGGCGATCGCGGCCCGCACCTACGAACTGTCGGAGTTCCTCGTCGACGTGCTCGGAGTCGAGGATGTCGGCGCCTACTACCCGCACCGGGTCACCTATCACCCGACGTGCCACTCGCTGCGCATGCTGGGCGTCGGCGACAAGCCGCTACGGCTGCTGCGCCATGTCCGCGGCCTGACCTTGCTGGAGCTGCCCGAAGCCGAATCCTGCTGCGGTTTCGGCGGAACCTTCGCCCTGAAGAACTCCGACACCTCCACGGCCATGCTGACCGACAAGATGACCAACATCCTCGACACCGGCGCCGAGGTGTGCAGCGCCGGCGATTCGTCGTGCCTGATGCACATCGGCGGCGGGCTCAGCCGGTTGCGCAGCGGGGTGCGCACCGTGCATCTGGCGGAGATCCTGGCGGGCCGGGGCGGGAATGGGACGGGAGCATGACCACCTTCCTGGGCACCCCGGGCGTGGGCAATCTGCGCGGCGACGAATCCTTTCCGAAGGCAGCGCGCAGCGCGCTCGACAATTCCCAGCTGCGCCGCAACATCGGTCACGCCACCCACACCATTCGCGCCAAGCGGCTGGGCGCAATCCGCGAATGCGCCGACTGGGAAGAACTGCGGGCCGCGGGCAGCGCACTCAAACAAGACGTGCTGGCCCGGCTCCCCGAACTGCTCGACGAACTCGAACGCAACGTCACTGCGCGCGGGGGTGTGGTGCACTGGGCCCGCGCCGCCGACGAGGCCAACCGCATCGTCGCCGAATTGGTGCGCGCCACCGGCGCCGACGAAGTCGTCAAGGTCAAGTCGATGGCCACCCAGGAAATCGGGCTCAACGAATACCTGGAAGCCGAAGGCATCACGGCGTTCGAAACCGACCTCGCCGAACTGATCGTCCAACTCGGCCACGACAAACCCAGCCACATCCTGGTCCCCGCGATCCACCGCAACCGGGCGGAGATCCGCGAGATCTTCACCCGCGAGATGCCCGACGCCGGTGAGCTCACCGACGATCCGCGGGTGCTGGCGATGGCCGCGCGGGCGCATCTGCGGCGCAAGTTCCTCACCGCCAAGGTCGCGATCAGCGGGGCGAATTTCGGTGTCGCCGAAACAGGAACGCTGGCCGTGGTGGAATCCGAAGGCAACGGCCGGATGTGCCTGACGCTGCCGCAGACCCTCATCACCGTGATGGGCATCGAGAAGATCGTGCCGAGGTTCACCGACCTCGAGGTGTTCATGCAGCTGCTGCCCCGCTCGTCGACCGCCGAGCGCATGAACCCCTACACCTCTATGTGGACCGGGGTGCATCCCGGCGACGGGCCGCAGCAGTTCCACCTGGTCCTGTTGGACAACGGCCGCACCCGCGTCCTCGCCGACGACGTGGGACGTGCTGCGCTGCACTGCATCCGGTGCAGCGCGTGCCTCAACGTGTGTCCCGTCTACGAGCGCACCGGCGGCCATGCCTACGGGTCGGTGTACCCCGGGCCGATCGGGGCGATCCTCAGCCCACAGCTCACCGGGACCACCGGTCACGACGATCCCAACGCCAGCCTGCCCTACGCGTCATCGCTGTGCGGAGCCTGCTTCGAGGCGTGTCCGGTGCGCATCGACATCCCCTCGATCCTGGTGCATCTGCGCGCCGAGCAGGTGGATGCCGAACGCGGCGGCCTCCCCTCCGGTCAGGATCTGGCCATGCGCGCCGCCGGCTGGGCGATGGCCTCCGCAGGCCGCTTCTCGCTGGCCGAAAAGGCCATGGCCGCTGGACGATTGGCCGCAGGCCGTGATCACCGCATCTCCGCACTGCCGTGGCCTGCCTCGAAATGGACCGCCAGCCGCGACATTCCCGAGCCACCGAAGGAGACCTTCCGGCAGTGGTGGATCCGCACGCACGGGAGCACGCCATGACCGACCCACGTTCAGAAATTCTCGGCCGGATCCGCACGGCCCTGGCCGGCGCCCCACCGCAATCTGTTGCGGTACCCCGGGATTACGACCACCAACCGCTCACCGGGCCCTGCAACGTGGACCGGTTCGCCGAAACGGTGGCCGAATACCGAGCTCGGGTACACCGCGTCGCCGCTGCCGACATTGCCGCCACCGTGCGCGAACTGACCGGCGCCGACGCCACCGTGGTGATCCCCGCCGACGTGCCCGCCGACTGGGTCACCGGGGTGCGTACCGTCACCGACGATCCGCCGCTGGGAATCGACGCCCTCGACGCGGCCGACGCGGTCCTGACGGGGTGCGCCGTCGGGATCGCCGCGACCGGCACCATCGTGCTCGACGCGGGCGCCACCCAGGGCCGACGTGTCCTCACCCTGGTACCCGATCACCACATCTGCGTCGTGCGCGTCGATCAGATCGTCGACACCGTGCCACAGGGATTCGCCGCACTCACCGCGACCCGCCCGCTGACCTTCATCTCAGGACCCAGCGCGACCAGTGACATCGAACTGGAACGCGTGGAAGGGGTGCACGGCCCCCGCACCCTGGACGTGCTGATCGTCTAGCCCGCCGTGGAGTCCCGCACGATCAATTCCGGTTGGAACACCACATGTTTGGGCTCGCCGGGGCGGCCTTCGGCGGCTTCGACGAGCAGGTCCACCGCCGTCGCGCCGATCTCGGCGGTGGGCTGGCGCACGGAGGTCAATGGCACGACAGCCGAACGGGCGAAGTCGATGTCGT
It encodes the following:
- a CDS encoding acyl-CoA dehydrogenase; this translates as MPIAITSEHTDLADSVRSFVARVAPSEVLHEALDADWESPIPNPPPFWKAAAEQGLQGVHLSEFVGGQGFGILELAIVLAEFGYGAVPGPFVSSAIASALIAAHDPVANVLAGLASGEAIATYAIDSGLTATRHGDGLVIRGEVQAVPAAAQASVLVLPVAIDSGEEWVVLDADSLEIEPVKSVDPLRPLGHVRANAVELSSDDEAARVLNHLSRPLAHALISTLLSAEAIGVARWATDTAAAYAKIREQFGRPIGQFQAIKHKCAGMIAETERATAAVWDAARAIDDLRENDSAEAHFEFAAAVAATLAPAAAQHCTQDCIQVHGGIGFTWEHDANIYYRRALVLAAAFGRSAEYPQRVVDTATTTGMRPVDIDLDPDTEKLRAEIRAEVDALKAIPREERNIAIAEGGWVQPHLPTPWGRASEPIEQIIIAQEFSAGRVKRPQMGIAAWIIPSIVAFGTDEQKQRFLPPTFRGEVIWCQLFSEPGAGSDLASLTTKATKVDGGWRITGQKIWTTAAQYSAWGALLARTDPSAPKHNGITYFLLDMKSPGVEVKPLRELTGNAMFNTVFIDDVFVPDSMVLGEVNRGWEVSRNTLTNERVSIGSSEPPFLANLDQFVEFLRDGHFDQIEQNRAGQLIAEGHAAKVLNLRSTLLTLAGGDAMPAAAISKLLSMKTGQGYAEFAVASFGTAAAIGDNTQQPGRWAEYLLASRATTIYGGTSEVQLNIIAERLLGLPRDP
- a CDS encoding SDR family NAD(P)-dependent oxidoreductase, translated to MNIDLTGKTALVTGSTQGIGLAIAEHLARSGARVAVNGRTAERVDEAVSKLAGLDVIGVAADVTTEEGTAELLRTLPAVDVLVNNLGIFGAVPPMEITDEQWRTYFDVNVLVSVRLIRSYLPGMVERGWGRAIQIASDSAIVTPAEMIHYGVSKTALLAVSRGFAKEAAGTGVTVNSVIAGPTHTAGVEDFVYQLVDKSLPWDEAQREFMIKYRPQSLLQRLIEPEEIANIVAYLASPLASATTGGALRVDGGYVDSILP
- the fadD2 gene encoding long-chain-fatty-acid--CoA ligase FadD2, with product MPSLSDLPAQVAGKAQRYLDRGAAELHYARKMFEAGALRLEPPQNMAAMLADIVRWGEFGMIPALNARRHPNRTAVIDDDGELTFGELDQAAHAVANGLLTMGITGGDGVAILARNHRWFLIAVYGAARTGARIILLNSEFSGPQIKEVAEREGAKVIIYDDEYTAAVSQAEPELGKLRALGKNPDKEEPSGSTDETLADLIARSSGKPAPKVSKHSSIIILTSGTTGTPKGANRSTPPSLAPIGGVLSHVPFKAGEITSLPAPMFHALGFLHGTIAMMLGTTLVLRRRFKPATVLADIEKHKVTAMVVVPVMLSRILDALDQTSPKPNLSSLRIVFVSGSQLGAELATRALKDLGPVVYNLYGSTEIAFATIARPKDLSINPATVGPVVKGVRVKIFDDNGNEVPQGEVGRIFVGNTFPFEGYTGGGGKQIIDGMLSSGDVGYFDEHGLLYVSGRDDEMIVSGGENVFPAEVEDLISGHPEVVEATALGVEDKDWGARLRAFVVKAEGATIDEDAIKTYVKDHLARYKVPREVVFLEELPRNPTGKILKRELRDIAVGGADESDSGD
- the ligD gene encoding non-homologous end-joining DNA ligase; this encodes MAGGVTLDVDGLQVSVSNPDKVIFPDANVTKRDLIDYYLAVADGALRGVSGRPMILKRFVKGITAEAIFQKRAPEKRPDYIDVAELKYRSGTSAKEAVIDTAAGLVWAVNLGCVDLNPHPVLATDLDHPDELRVDLDPMPGVDWRQIVEVALIARDVLEDHGLTAWPKTSGSRGFHIYARIHPRWPFKQVRLAAETVAREVERRAPELATAHWWKEEREGVFVDFNQNAKDRTVASAYSVRATADARVSTPLRWDEVPGCRPEVFTISTVPARFAEIGDPWEGMDDAPGGLDALLELADELGPAEKAPKGASRDGRRVSTMPLIEIARTKTRDEAMAALDVWRERHPAVAERLEPVDILVDGMRGPSSIWYRIRINLQHVPETERPPQEDLIADYSPWENYSGKQWRQG
- a CDS encoding (Fe-S)-binding protein, translated to MRIALFATCLADALFPPAAIATVELLERLGHEVAFPPGQTCCGQMHVNTGYLREATAVVRNHVEVFEAADCDAVVAPSGSCVGSVRHQHAMVARRAGDEELAARAEAIAARTYELSEFLVDVLGVEDVGAYYPHRVTYHPTCHSLRMLGVGDKPLRLLRHVRGLTLLELPEAESCCGFGGTFALKNSDTSTAMLTDKMTNILDTGAEVCSAGDSSCLMHIGGGLSRLRSGVRTVHLAEILAGRGGNGTGA
- a CDS encoding LutB/LldF family L-lactate oxidation iron-sulfur protein, yielding MTTFLGTPGVGNLRGDESFPKAARSALDNSQLRRNIGHATHTIRAKRLGAIRECADWEELRAAGSALKQDVLARLPELLDELERNVTARGGVVHWARAADEANRIVAELVRATGADEVVKVKSMATQEIGLNEYLEAEGITAFETDLAELIVQLGHDKPSHILVPAIHRNRAEIREIFTREMPDAGELTDDPRVLAMAARAHLRRKFLTAKVAISGANFGVAETGTLAVVESEGNGRMCLTLPQTLITVMGIEKIVPRFTDLEVFMQLLPRSSTAERMNPYTSMWTGVHPGDGPQQFHLVLLDNGRTRVLADDVGRAALHCIRCSACLNVCPVYERTGGHAYGSVYPGPIGAILSPQLTGTTGHDDPNASLPYASSLCGACFEACPVRIDIPSILVHLRAEQVDAERGGLPSGQDLAMRAAGWAMASAGRFSLAEKAMAAGRLAAGRDHRISALPWPASKWTASRDIPEPPKETFRQWWIRTHGSTP
- a CDS encoding LutC/YkgG family protein — encoded protein: MTDPRSEILGRIRTALAGAPPQSVAVPRDYDHQPLTGPCNVDRFAETVAEYRARVHRVAAADIAATVRELTGADATVVIPADVPADWVTGVRTVTDDPPLGIDALDAADAVLTGCAVGIAATGTIVLDAGATQGRRVLTLVPDHHICVVRVDQIVDTVPQGFAALTATRPLTFISGPSATSDIELERVEGVHGPRTLDVLIV